In the genome of Segatella copri, one region contains:
- a CDS encoding helix-turn-helix domain-containing protein: protein MSNEVMTRNSEWMNHIVNHLNRMVDNFERAVMNYRPMLGGERFMTDKELCARLQLSRRTLQDYRNNGVIPYIQLGGKILYRESDIQKILMANYREAYRMKGL, encoded by the coding sequence ATGAGCAATGAAGTAATGACAAGAAACAGCGAGTGGATGAACCACATCGTGAACCACCTCAACCGAATGGTTGACAATTTTGAACGTGCCGTGATGAACTACCGCCCCATGCTTGGCGGTGAGCGCTTCATGACGGACAAGGAGCTTTGTGCCAGGCTGCAACTGAGCCGAAGAACCCTGCAGGACTACCGAAACAACGGTGTCATCCCGTATATCCAGCTTGGCGGAAAGATACTCTACCGCGAGTCCGACATTCAGAAGATTCTGATGGCTAACTATCGTGAGGCGTACAGAATGAAGGGCTTGTAG
- a CDS encoding site-specific integrase yields the protein MKIEKFKVLLYLKKSGMDKNGKAPIMGRITVNRTMAQFSCKLSCTPSLWNSRASRLEGKSKEAVETNKDIGQLLLSIQKAFDVLVEKRTDFEAKDVKEALQGSVKTQTTLLSFVDEHISELSTHEGIDMSKSSVWTYRKIRKNLAEFIGEKYRLTDLAFGQLTEPFISDFHHYLLDEKGFSSGTITIYVSLFKKMCRIAFERGLCKNLLFAHYRVGTPRVMTPKALSMSDFIKIRDVELPEDKPRLSVSRDLFLFACYAGTAFIDTVSITKANVKVLEDGDKWLIYNRKKTGTLARVKLLPEALELMAKYEDEARDTLFPLLSTNRVRIDLITICKLAETSKTYSYHSGRHSFASLITLEAGVPMETICKMLGHKDVKMTQRYARVTQKKLFEDMDKFIAATEKDFVLAL from the coding sequence ATGAAAATCGAAAAATTCAAGGTGTTGCTCTACCTGAAAAAGAGCGGAATGGACAAGAATGGAAAAGCTCCCATCATGGGACGCATCACGGTGAACAGGACTATGGCGCAGTTCTCCTGCAAGTTGTCTTGCACTCCATCGCTTTGGAATTCTCGTGCCAGCCGATTGGAGGGCAAGAGCAAGGAAGCCGTGGAAACCAACAAGGACATCGGGCAGTTGTTGCTTTCCATCCAAAAGGCTTTCGATGTGCTTGTGGAAAAGAGAACGGACTTCGAGGCTAAGGATGTCAAGGAGGCCTTGCAGGGCAGCGTCAAGACACAGACCACCCTTCTCTCCTTCGTGGACGAGCATATCAGTGAACTCAGCACCCATGAGGGCATCGATATGTCGAAGAGCAGTGTCTGGACTTACAGAAAGATTCGCAAGAATCTCGCTGAGTTCATCGGGGAGAAGTATAGGTTGACTGATTTGGCTTTCGGACAGCTGACCGAGCCTTTCATCAGTGACTTTCACCATTACCTGCTTGACGAGAAAGGCTTTTCATCAGGAACCATCACCATCTATGTGTCGCTCTTCAAGAAGATGTGCCGCATCGCCTTTGAGCGAGGCCTGTGCAAGAACCTGCTGTTCGCCCATTATCGGGTTGGCACTCCAAGGGTTATGACACCCAAGGCTCTCAGCATGTCTGATTTCATAAAAATCCGTGATGTGGAACTGCCCGAAGACAAGCCGAGACTATCCGTTAGCCGTGACCTGTTTCTTTTCGCCTGCTATGCAGGAACAGCCTTCATAGACACCGTTTCCATCACGAAAGCCAATGTCAAGGTGTTGGAGGATGGTGACAAATGGCTCATCTATAACCGCAAGAAGACCGGAACACTTGCCAGGGTGAAACTCCTGCCCGAAGCGTTGGAGTTGATGGCGAAATACGAGGACGAGGCAAGAGATACCCTTTTTCCATTGCTGAGCACGAATCGTGTTCGTATCGATCTCATCACCATCTGCAAGTTGGCGGAAACGAGCAAGACCTATTCCTACCATTCGGGACGACACTCGTTCGCCAGCCTCATTACGCTGGAGGCAGGTGTGCCGATGGAGACCATCTGCAAGATGCTCGGTCACAAGGATGTGAAGATGACGCAGCGGTATGCGAGAGTGACCCAAAAGAAGCTGTTTGAGGACATGGACAAGTTCATCGCTGCAACCGAGAAGGACTTCGTTCTCGCATTATGA
- a CDS encoding site-specific integrase, producing MSRSTFSILPYINRQKVKADGTANILCRITVDGKSAAISTGISCTPQEWNAKKGEVRNARDNGRLASFLAEVKDKYNSLLSTNGIITVEMLKAVLKDKDTTGRFLLNFGDTIVEWYRTAKARQTFLHKRTWQKNLRDFVHSLDKDDIAFEDIDENFGEEYKLFLKRDQGRIDSYVNHCLLWLNMLMYKAVDRSIIRFNPIVKIGYEKKAAPKMTHISKADFIKMLSTPMADERTELARRCFIFASLTSLSYIDVKKLYPRHISENSEGRKFIRKEREKTGVEFFVPLHPIAEKILSLYNTTDDSKPVFPLGEKKDIYLDVHTLGMVLGISNKLGFHASRHTFGVLMLNEDIPIGSIAKMMGHADITSTQVYAQVTEQKISNDMDKLIAKRERNKNPMA from the coding sequence ATGAGCAGAAGTACATTTTCAATTTTGCCTTACATCAACAGACAGAAGGTGAAGGCAGACGGAACAGCCAACATACTTTGCCGCATCACCGTTGACGGCAAAAGCGCAGCCATTTCCACAGGCATATCCTGTACCCCACAGGAGTGGAACGCCAAGAAGGGAGAGGTACGGAACGCAAGGGACAACGGACGATTGGCAAGTTTCCTTGCTGAGGTCAAGGATAAATACAACTCACTTCTTTCCACCAACGGCATCATCACCGTGGAAATGCTGAAGGCAGTGTTGAAGGACAAGGACACGACAGGAAGGTTCTTGCTGAACTTTGGTGATACCATCGTAGAATGGTATCGAACCGCAAAAGCCAGACAAACCTTTCTGCACAAGCGGACATGGCAGAAGAACCTGAGAGACTTTGTCCATTCGTTGGATAAGGACGACATCGCCTTTGAGGACATAGACGAGAATTTCGGGGAGGAATACAAGCTATTCCTGAAACGAGACCAGGGACGTATCGACAGCTACGTGAACCATTGCCTTCTCTGGCTGAACATGTTGATGTACAAGGCAGTGGACAGGAGCATTATCCGCTTCAATCCCATAGTCAAGATAGGGTATGAGAAGAAGGCAGCCCCGAAGATGACCCATATCAGCAAGGCAGACTTCATCAAGATGCTCTCTACCCCGATGGCTGACGAGCGAACGGAGCTTGCACGCAGATGTTTCATTTTTGCCTCGCTCACCTCCTTATCCTATATAGATGTAAAGAAACTGTACCCTCGCCATATCAGTGAGAACTCCGAGGGTAGGAAGTTCATCCGCAAGGAAAGAGAGAAGACAGGCGTGGAGTTCTTCGTGCCACTCCATCCGATAGCCGAGAAGATTCTTTCGCTCTACAATACCACGGACGACAGCAAGCCTGTTTTTCCACTGGGTGAGAAGAAAGACATCTATCTTGATGTGCATACCCTTGGAATGGTGCTTGGCATAAGTAATAAGTTGGGATTCCACGCCAGCCGCCATACATTCGGAGTCTTGATGCTCAACGAGGACATTCCCATCGGCAGCATAGCCAAGATGATGGGACACGCAGACATTACAAGCACACAGGTCTATGCGCAGGTGACGGAGCAGAAGATTTCAAATGACATGGATAAGCTTATTGCCAAGCGAGAAAGGAACAAAAATCCAATGGCATAG
- a CDS encoding helix-turn-helix domain-containing protein, translating into MGFIVFEEEAFNYLDAQLENFVKRMDRIRERSEDKTMNKWLDTQDVCQTLNICPRTVQTLRDNGTLAYTQISHKTYYKPEDVMAIVAVVEDKKKDMRFRKRTG; encoded by the coding sequence ATGGGATTCATCGTATTCGAGGAAGAGGCATTCAACTATCTTGATGCCCAGTTGGAGAACTTCGTGAAGCGCATGGACAGAATCCGTGAGCGCAGTGAGGACAAGACCATGAACAAGTGGCTCGACACGCAGGACGTGTGTCAGACGCTCAACATCTGCCCACGGACAGTGCAGACGCTTCGGGACAACGGAACTTTGGCTTATACGCAAATCAGCCACAAGACCTACTACAAGCCGGAGGACGTGATGGCTATCGTAGCAGTAGTGGAGGACAAGAAAAAGGACATGCGTTTTCGCAAGCGCACAGGTTAG
- a CDS encoding helix-turn-helix domain-containing protein: MGFIVFEEEAFNYLDAQLENFMKRMDRIRERSEDKTMNKWLGTQDVCQTLNICPRTVQTLRDNGTLAYTQISHKTYYKPEDVMAIVAVVEDRKKDMRFRKRTG; encoded by the coding sequence ATGGGATTCATCGTATTCGAGGAAGAGGCATTCAACTATCTTGATGCCCAGTTGGAGAACTTCATGAAGCGCATGGACAGAATCCGTGAGCGCAGTGAGGACAAGACCATGAACAAGTGGCTCGGCACGCAGGACGTGTGTCAGACGCTCAACATCTGCCCACGGACAGTGCAGACGCTTCGGGACAACGGAACTTTGGCTTATACGCAAATCAGCCACAAGACCTACTACAAGCCGGAGGACGTGATGGCTATCGTAGCAGTAGTGGAGGACAGGAAAAAGGACATGCGCTTTCGCAAGCGCACAGGTTAG
- a CDS encoding site-specific integrase, which translates to MKIEKFKVLLYLKKSGMDKNGKAPIMGRITVNRTMAQFSCKLSCTPSLWNPRASRLEGKSKEAVETNKDIGQLLLSIQKAFDVLVEKRTDFEAKDVKEALQGSVKTQTTLLSFVDEHISELSTHEGIDMSKSSVWTYRKIRKNLAEFIGERYRLTDLAFGQLTEPFISDFHHYLLDEKGFSSGTITIYVSLFKKMCRIAFERGLCKNLLFAHYRVGTPKVTTPKALSMSDFIKIRDVELPEDKPRLSVSRDLFLFACYAGTAFIDTVSITKANVKVLEDGDKWLIYNRKKTGTLARVKLLPEALELMAKYEDGARDTLFPLLSTNRVRIDLITICKLAETSKTYSYHSGRHSFASLITLEAGVPMETICKMLGHKDVKMTQRYARVTQKKLFEDMDKFIAATEKDFILAL; encoded by the coding sequence ATGAAAATCGAAAAATTCAAGGTGTTGCTCTACCTAAAAAAGAGCGGAATGGACAAGAATGGAAAAGCTCCCATCATGGGACGCATCACGGTGAACAGGACTATGGCGCAGTTCTCCTGCAAGTTGTCTTGTACTCCATCGCTTTGGAATCCTCGTGCCAGCCGATTGGAGGGCAAGAGCAAGGAAGCCGTGGAGACCAACAAGGACATCGGGCAGTTGTTGCTTTCCATCCAAAAGGCTTTCGATGTGCTTGTGGAAAAGAGAACGGACTTCGAGGCTAAGGATGTCAAGGAGGCTTTGCAGGGCAGCGTCAAGACACAGACCACCCTTCTCTCCTTCGTGGACGAGCATATCAGTGAACTCAGCACCCATGAGGGCATCGATATGTCGAAGAGCAGTGTCTGGACTTACAGAAAGATTCGCAAGAATCTCGCTGAGTTCATCGGGGAGAGGTATAGGTTGACTGATTTGGCTTTCGGACAGCTGACCGAGCCTTTCATCAGTGACTTTCACCATTACCTGCTTGACGAGAAAGGCTTTTCATCAGGAACCATCACCATCTATGTGTCGCTCTTCAAGAAGATGTGCCGCATTGCCTTTGAGCGAGGCTTGTGCAAGAACCTGCTGTTCGCCCATTATCGGGTTGGCACTCCAAAGGTTACGACACCCAAGGCTCTCAGCATGTCTGATTTCATAAAAATCCGTGATGTGGAACTGCCCGAAGACAAGCCGAGACTATCCGTTAGCCGTGACCTGTTTCTTTTCGCCTGCTATGCAGGAACAGCCTTCATAGACACCGTTTCCATCACGAAAGCCAATGTCAAGGTATTGGAGGATGGTGACAAATGGCTCATCTATAACCGCAAGAAGACCGGAACACTTGCCAGGGTGAAACTCCTGCCCGAGGCGTTGGAGCTGATGGCGAAATACGAGGACGGGGCAAGAGATACCCTTTTCCCATTGCTGAGCACGAATCGTGTTCGTATCGATCTCATCACCATCTGCAAGTTGGCGGAAACGAGCAAGACCTATTCCTACCATTCGGGACGACACTCGTTCGCCAGCCTCATTACGCTGGAGGCTGGTGTGCCGATGGAGACCATCTGCAAGATGCTCGGTCACAAGGATGTGAAGATGACGCAGCGGTATGCGAGAGTAACCCAAAAGAAGCTGTTTGAGGACATGGACAAGTTCATCGCTGCAACCGAGAAGGACTTTATTCTCGCATTATGA
- a CDS encoding relaxase/mobilization nuclease domain-containing protein — MIGKLKKGSSFGGCIRYVTGKDEAKIIASDGVLLGTNAEITQSFELQRQLNPRIKKPVGHIALSFKPEDKPRLTDEFMTKIALEYMQMMCITDTQFIIVRHHNTDNPHCHIVYNRINNESKLLSDRNDYRRNEQVTKALKSKYGLTYGTDKSNTNTRKLRNAERAKYEIHNAVKDALKGADSWQKFKNELAKRGVLLEFVYKDKERTKVQGIRFCKDGYSFKGTQISRGYSFGKLNARFEGTENLLSARASSAQQYKQGCRKNEQVPSISESSQDPWDGISSIGLFAPSNAQTYEPFPEDESAKKKNKKRRKGFSL; from the coding sequence ATGATAGGCAAGCTAAAGAAGGGCAGCTCATTTGGTGGTTGCATCCGCTATGTTACAGGCAAGGACGAGGCGAAAATCATCGCCTCGGATGGTGTGTTACTCGGCACGAATGCCGAGATAACGCAAAGTTTCGAGTTACAGAGGCAGCTAAATCCAAGGATTAAGAAGCCTGTGGGACACATTGCATTGAGCTTCAAACCCGAGGACAAGCCACGTTTGACGGATGAGTTTATGACTAAGATTGCCCTTGAATATATGCAGATGATGTGCATCACCGATACTCAATTCATCATCGTAAGGCATCACAACACGGACAATCCACATTGTCATATCGTGTATAACCGCATCAACAATGAGAGCAAACTCTTATCAGACAGGAATGATTACAGGCGTAATGAGCAGGTGACCAAGGCTCTAAAATCCAAGTATGGACTGACCTACGGAACGGACAAGAGCAATACTAATACTCGCAAGTTACGCAATGCTGAGCGTGCCAAATACGAGATTCACAATGCCGTCAAGGATGCCTTAAAAGGCGCTGATAGTTGGCAGAAGTTCAAGAATGAACTTGCAAAGCGAGGTGTTCTCTTGGAGTTTGTCTATAAGGACAAGGAGCGAACCAAGGTTCAAGGCATCCGTTTCTGTAAGGACGGATATAGTTTCAAGGGTACGCAGATTAGCCGAGGCTATAGCTTTGGCAAGCTGAATGCGAGATTTGAGGGAACGGAGAACCTTTTATCAGCAAGAGCCAGCTCTGCTCAGCAATATAAGCAGGGCTGTCGCAAGAATGAGCAGGTGCCATCCATATCGGAGAGCAGTCAAGACCCTTGGGACGGTATTTCTTCCATCGGCTTGTTCGCTCCGTCCAATGCCCAAACTTATGAGCCATTCCCAGAGGATGAATCCGCCAAGAAGAAAAATAAGAAACGCAGAAAGGGTTTCAGTCTTTGA
- a CDS encoding plasmid mobilization protein, which translates to MTSIQEQDRRKGGRPPAGRVRKLSKSVTVKFSKPSYEALRLRVRKANRKLAEYIRESALNGEVVSGHNAETVAIAKNLIGMANNLNQLTKLSHQRGFHETHVYVVDLLRRLKAILGEYRQASYKPKPSSMGRKEDTT; encoded by the coding sequence ATGACAAGCATACAGGAACAGGACAGGAGAAAGGGCGGAAGACCGCCCGCAGGCAGGGTTCGCAAATTGTCGAAGTCTGTCACGGTGAAGTTCTCGAAGCCAAGCTACGAGGCATTGAGACTGAGGGTGAGAAAAGCCAACCGCAAGTTGGCGGAGTACATCCGTGAGTCCGCCTTGAACGGCGAGGTGGTGAGCGGACACAATGCAGAGACGGTAGCCATCGCCAAGAACCTCATCGGTATGGCGAACAACCTCAACCAACTTACCAAGCTGTCGCATCAGAGAGGTTTCCATGAAACCCATGTATATGTGGTGGACTTGTTGAGAAGATTGAAAGCAATCCTTGGAGAGTATCGCCAAGCAAGTTATAAACCGAAGCCAAGCAGTATGGGCAGAAAGGAGGATACCACATGA
- a CDS encoding DUF3408 domain-containing protein: MARTKDVVLAPGQKELMEKEYLDFVKPSTYGNKANPSSCNSLYDDVENPELRAIVEKVAATTPYREETSTNEAQSPPNPQKRISGKQRKATLEEYQQTFLQVPRIDDRKPVFVSSDVRDRLDRVVRILGGRRMSVSGIIENIVRHHLSLYEEDFEAWRKL, from the coding sequence ATGGCAAGAACAAAAGATGTAGTCTTGGCTCCTGGGCAAAAGGAGCTGATGGAAAAAGAGTATTTGGATTTTGTTAAACCATCTACGTATGGCAACAAAGCCAACCCAAGTAGTTGTAATTCTCTCTATGATGATGTAGAGAACCCAGAGTTGAGAGCAATTGTAGAGAAAGTTGCTGCAACAACTCCCTATAGAGAGGAAACATCAACGAACGAGGCTCAATCGCCACCGAATCCGCAGAAGCGCATCAGTGGCAAGCAGCGCAAGGCGACATTGGAGGAGTATCAGCAGACCTTCCTCCAAGTTCCAAGGATTGACGACCGCAAGCCAGTCTTCGTCAGTTCCGATGTACGAGACCGTCTTGATCGTGTCGTCCGCATCCTCGGAGGGAGACGCATGAGCGTATCGGGCATCATCGAGAACATCGTGCGCCACCACCTAAGCCTTTATGAAGAGGACTTCGAGGCTTGGCGCAAATTGTGA
- a CDS encoding helix-turn-helix domain-containing protein — MSNEVMTRNSEWMNHIVNHLNRMVDNFERAVMNYRPMLDGERFMTDKDLCARLQLSRRTLQDYRNNGVIPYIQLGGKILYRESDIQKILMANYREAYRMKGV; from the coding sequence ATGAGCAATGAAGTAATGACAAGAAACAGCGAGTGGATGAACCACATCGTGAACCACCTCAACCGAATGGTTGACAATTTTGAACGTGCCGTGATGAACTACCGCCCCATGCTTGACGGTGAGCGCTTCATGACGGACAAGGATCTTTGTGCCAGGCTGCAACTGAGCCGAAGAACCCTGCAGGACTACCGAAACAACGGTGTCATCCCGTATATCCAGCTTGGCGGAAAGATACTCTACCGCGAGTCCGACATTCAGAAGATTCTGATGGCTAACTATCGTGAGGCGTACAGAATGAAAGGTGTGTAG
- a CDS encoding site-specific integrase: MSRSTFSILPYINRQKVKADGTANILCRITVDGKSAAISTGISCTPQEWNAKKGEVRNARDNGRLASFLAEVKDKYNSLLTANGIITVEMLKAVLKDKDTTGRFLLNFGDTIVEWYRTSKARQTFLHKRTWQKNLRAFVHSLDKDDIAFEDIDENFGEEYKLFLKRDQGRIDSYVNHCLLWLNMLMYKAVDRSIIRFNPIAKIGYEKKAAPKMTHISKADFIRMLSTPMADERTELARRCFIFASLTSLSYIDVKKLYPHHISENSEGRKFIRKEREKTGVEFFVPLHPIAEKILSLYNTTDDSKPVFPLGEKKDIYLDVHTLGMVLGISNKLGFHASRHTFGVLMLNEDIPIGSIAKMMGHADITSTQVYAQVTEQKISNDMDKLIAKRERNRLSNEKTIGK; the protein is encoded by the coding sequence ATGAGCAGAAGTACATTTTCAATTTTGCCTTACATCAACAGACAGAAGGTGAAGGCAGACGGAACAGCCAACATACTTTGCCGCATCACCGTTGACGGCAAAAGTGCAGCCATTTCCACAGGCATATCCTGTACCCCACAGGAGTGGAACGCCAAGAAGGGAGAGGTACGGAACGCAAGGGACAACGGACGATTGGCAAGTTTCCTTGCTGAGGTCAAGGATAAATACAACTCACTTCTTACCGCCAATGGCATCATCACCGTGGAAATGCTGAAGGCTGTGTTGAAGGACAAGGACACGACAGGAAGGTTCTTGCTGAACTTTGGTGATACCATCGTGGAATGGTATCGAACCTCAAAAGCCAGACAAACCTTTCTGCACAAGCGGACATGGCAGAAGAACCTGAGAGCCTTTGTCCATTCGTTGGATAAGGACGACATCGCCTTTGAGGACATAGACGAGAATTTCGGGGAGGAATACAAGCTGTTCCTGAAACGAGACCAGGGACGCATCGACAGCTACGTGAACCATTGCCTTCTATGGCTGAACATGTTGATGTACAAGGCAGTGGACAGGAGCATTATCCGCTTCAATCCCATAGCCAAGATAGGGTATGAGAAGAAGGCAGCCCCGAAGATGACCCATATCAGCAAGGCAGACTTCATCAGGATGCTCTCTACCCCGATGGCTGACGAGCGAACGGAGCTTGCACGCAGATGTTTCATTTTTGCCTCGCTCACCTCCTTATCCTATATAGATGTAAAGAAACTGTACCCTCACCATATCAGTGAGAACTCCGAGGGTAGGAAGTTCATCCGCAAGGAAAGAGAGAAGACAGGCGTGGAGTTCTTCGTGCCGCTCCATCCGATAGCCGAGAAGATTCTTTCGCTCTACAATACCACGGACGACAGCAAGCCTGTTTTTCCACTGGGTGAGAAGAAAGACATCTATCTTGATGTGCATACCCTTGGAATGGTGCTTGGCATAAGTAATAAGTTGGGATTCCACGCCAGCCGCCATACATTCGGAGTATTGATGCTCAACGAGGACATTCCCATCGGCAGCATAGCCAAGATGATGGGACACGCAGACATTACAAGCACACAGGTCTATGCGCAGGTGACGGAGCAGAAGATTTCAAATGACATGGATAAGCTTATTGCCAAGCGGGAAAGGAACAGATTGTCGAACGAAAAAACTATTGGAAAATGA